In a single window of the Bactrocera dorsalis isolate Fly_Bdor chromosome 2, ASM2337382v1, whole genome shotgun sequence genome:
- the LOC105222799 gene encoding dipeptidase 2: MNPVPNREYIEVCAAAIHHHQQHPYPQHQHQHHQHHQQHQAVALNTLLSNAPPPPPPPVQLPHPHELKAPPHEHQPHCKQQCFVFTEIADIELPPEITKLGGEKLKNGAIAAAAYKMSACSDSGSEPSRSSRNRRLIVVLGIMLVCIAMAGGIPLALQLRSSSLLEARLAFIRRLLTESPLIEGSSWQPPTRDVVNRSSGGLLNEVRRNHVGAVFWPISVPCGAQYLDAVQLALEGIDEARRITANTDALHIVLSADEMEQTHIRGEVAVMLGLGGGHTLGASLAVLRSMYLLGARFVSITSLECTTPWAAACIRSHDYLFEENATHSINEFGKTVLYEMNRLGMLIEISQLSEAAMVTALHTAKAPVLLLNAVPISLCNSSSVASIPDRVLSLLSDNGGVIMLNLERCDERRFSVREAINAINYVRKVAGVDHIGLGGAPKSYAFLLAELARDRVWGNAAIKKLIGGNVVRILREVETLKNRLPLYEDWIPRELVESTSYCRYPET, translated from the exons ATGAATCCAGTGCCAAATCGCGAATATATCGAGGTGTGCGCTGCCGCCATACATCACCATCAGCAGCATCCTTACCCTCAGCATCAGCATCAACATCATCAGCACCATCAGCAACATCAAGCAGTCGCACTCAATACTTTATTAAGCAAcgcaccgccaccaccaccaccgcccgTACAACTCCCACACCCGCACGAATTGAAGGCGCCACCACACGAACATCAGCCACATTGCAAGCAACAGTGTTTTGTTTTCACAGAAATCGCGGATATTGAGCTACCGCCTGAGATCACAAAGCTTGGCGGTGAGAAGCTAAAGAATGGCGCAATCGCCGCTGCCGCCTACAAAATGAGCGCGTGCAGCGATAGTGGCAGTGAGCCAAGTCGCTCTTCGCGCAATCGTCGCCTGATAGTGGTGCTCGGCATAATGTTGGTGTGCATAGCAATGGCTGGCGGCATACCATTGGCTCTACAGTTGCGTTCTTCCTCACTGCTAGAGGCGCGTTTGGCTTTCATACGTCGTTTGTTGACCGAATCACCACTTATTGAGGGCTCCTCCTGGCAGCCGCCAACGCGTGATGTTGTGAATCGCTCCAGCGGCGGCCTGTTGAATGAGGTGCGTCGCAATCATGTCGGTGCGGTGTTCTGGCCAATCTCAGTGCCTTGCGGTGCACAGTATTTGGATGCAGTGCAGCTGGCGTTGGAGGGTATCGATGAGGCGCGACGCATCACCGCCAATACGGATGCATTGCATATCGTGCTATCCGCCGACGAAATGGAACAAACGCATATACGTGGTGAGGTAGCTGTTATGTTGGGTCTCGGTGGCGGCCATACATTGGGCGCTAGTCTGGCGGTGCTGCGTTCGATGTATCTGTTAGGTGCGCGCTTTGTATCGATCACTAGTTTGGAATGCACTACACCGTGGGCCGCCGCTTGCATACGCAGCCACGATTATCTATTTGAAGAAAATGCCACGCACTCGATTAACGAGTTCGGGAAG ACAGTGCTTTACGAGATGAACCGTTTGGGAATGCTTATTGAGATTTCGCAGCTTTCCGAGGCAGCCATGGTAACTGCTTTGCATACCGCCAAAGCGCCCGTTTTACTTTTGAACGCTGTACCGATTTCGCTCTGCAACAGCTCCAGCGTTGCATCCATACCCGATCGCGTTTTGAG CTTGCTCTCGGACAATGGCGGCGTTATAATGCTGAACTTGGAACGTTGCGATGAGCGTCGCTTCTCGGTGCGTGAAGCTATCAATGCCATCAATTATGTACGCAAAGTGGCAGGTGTGGATCACATTGGACTTGGTGGCGCGCCCAAAAGCTATGCTTTTCTACTTGCTGAACTGGCACGCGATCGCGTTTGGGGTAATGCAGCCATAAAGAAATTAATTGGTGGTAATGTGGTGCGTATTTTGCGTGAAGTGGAGACGCTGAAGAATCGTTTGCCCCTATATGAGGACTGGATACCGCGCGAATTGGTAGAGAGCACATCTTATTGCCGCTATCCCGAGACATAA
- the LOC105222800 gene encoding integrator complex subunit 15 — MSQADFKQTLRKLDFPACVKEALPRIESIVVSRSKQNFAIQLISEFVFMERPKDPVDIRKGQTFTGTQLNSFQEFQLIIVLIEYFSQPGPDATRNVVFLSLFGSNLTPQRSKILCRLVSTAVSGSVAPLLSSAGTWMQQVGCMNPPSLEVAQSLVSDFITFSRKTSEQFKQLPMVAPHFAANLMTTVADLYMKEQNGVLTPPPDALLDVFTEWISENHDLCLASQQPLALPSGAIAMPVVTPLAGLIRWAVLSPMFSNRPSYSNLHLWLLQTMLQIDNSGPPTALNAQHVAQNVGPLQTYVARLVADKIEPTKDAAYQKSVERLAQAVQLAISVKCMYGNITQLLCLLETLPPHPLMTMVIKANRKN, encoded by the exons atgtcGCAAGCTGATTTTAAGCAGACTTTACGAAAGCTGGATTTTCCTGCTTGTGTCAAGGAGGCACTGCCACGGATAG AGAGCATAGTCGTAAGTCgcagcaaacaaaattttgcaattcaaCTAATCTCCGAATTTGTGTTTATGGAACGTCCTAAAGATCCTGTTGATATTCGTAAAGGACAAACTTTTACCGGCACACAATTGAATTCGTTTCAAGAGTTCCAATTGATAATAGTTCTTATTGAATATTTCTCTCAACCTGGACCGGACGCTACACGCAATGTGGTATTTCTATCTCTCTTTGGTAGCAATCTTACACCGCAACGTTCCAAAATACTATGCCGCTTAGTGAGCACTGCTGTATCGGGTTCTGTAGCACCACTGCTATCATCTGCTGGTACATGGATGCAACAAGTGGGTTGCATGAATCCACCAAGCCTGGAAGTGGCACAAAGTTTGGTTAGTGACTTTATAACATTTTCACGAAAAACTTCGGAGCAATTCAAGCAATTACCAATGGTCGCACCACACTTTGCAGCTAATCTTATGACGACTGTGGCAGATTTATATATGAAAGAGCAGAATGGCGTACTAACACCACCACCTGATGCTTTACTAGATGTTTTCACCGAATGGATAAGTGAAAATCATGACTTATGCTTAGCATCCCAACAGCCTTTAGCGTTACCGAGTGGTGCCATAGCAATGCCCGTTGTCACACCTTTAGCAGGTCTTATTCGTTGGGCAGTCTTGTCGCCTATGTTCTCTAATCGTCCTTCATATAGCAATTTACACTTGTGGCTTTTACAAACTATGCTACAAATAGACAATTCTGGTCCGCCAACAGCGTTAAACGCACAACATGTGGCACAAAATGTGGGTCCGCTGCAAACATATGTAGCACGCTTGGTTGCTGATAAGATCGAACCCACCAAAGATGCGGCATATCAGAAGAGCGTAGAGCGATTAGCACAAGCAGTACAGTTAGCAATATCTGTAAAGTGCATGTATGGAAATATAACACAGTTATTGTGTCTCTTGGAAACACTTCCGCCTCATCCACTTATGACAATGGTTATAAAAGCAAACaggaaaaattga
- the LOC105222801 gene encoding ribosomal RNA-processing protein 7 homolog A, whose protein sequence is MPEIEGYKVVPLRLTADRPLELCHHIYMREHFIRLEDADKPKGRTLFLLNVPPYVTEQSLGTFFRAKVDVPNTVSFAERPGRNESEKWQQNCVPFSASTTPFKFKVAYVVFHKNVGVKRALQLDSIDLFNTDGNCLLDSGMQLLHSQYEKRILDEKELQARIDKYIELYDKREKEAIEAAKNSEADADGWVTVGKQGRNAGFEQKESVVGRLEEKIVRGKKKKELENFYTFQIRESKMKNIIELRKKFEEDKQKIEALKKTRRFRPF, encoded by the exons ATGCCAGAAATAGAGGGATACAAag tgGTACCTTTACGCCTCACTGCGGACCGTCCTCTGGAGCTCTGTCATCATATTTATATGCGGGAGCATTTTATACGATTGGAGGATGCAGACAAACCTAAAGGTCGCACACTCTTCTTACTGAACGTGCCACCATATGTGACAGAGCAAAGTTTGGGCACTTTTTTCCGCGCCAAAGTAGATGTTCCAAACACAGTCAGCTTTGCTGAACGTCCAGGtcgaaatgaaagtgaaaaatggCAACAAAATTGCGTACCGTTTAGCGCGTCAACAACgccatttaaatttaaagtggcTTATGTagtttttcacaaaaatgtGGGGGTAAAACGAGCGTTACAATTGGATAGCATAGATTTGTTCAATACCGATGGCAATTGTTTGTTGGATTCGGGTATGCAGCTATTACATAGCCAATATGAGAAACGTATTTTGGATGAAAAAGAATTGCAAGCACGCATTGATAAGTACATTGAACTTTATGATAAACGCGAAAAGGAGGCGATTGAAGCGGCGAAGAACTCCGAAGCAGATGCCGACGGTTGGGTGACTGTTGGCAAACAAGGACGTAACGCTGGTTTTGAACAGAAAGAATCGGTTGTTGGACGTTTAGAAGAGAAAATAGTGCGAGGCAAGAAGAAGAAGGAATTAGAGAATTTCTACACTTTCCAGATACGTGAATCGAAAATGAAGAACATAATCGAATTGCGCAAAAAATTCGAAGAAGACAAGCAGAAAATTGAGGCACTAAAGAAGACGCGTCGATTTAGACcattctaa
- the LOC105222803 gene encoding THO complex subunit 1 produces the protein MANTAVAQHRPLGFIGLHTEFTKALNEAFQKQDAQILRASYESFGANTDHDKKSPMDQAFREMLLFRLSDNVEQVGALVRLSVEAVRAEIVSVTIPVVLLGDIFDAVTLDKCEQIFSFVEEMVEVWKEDIFFSSCKNNILRMCNDLLRRLSRAQNTVFCGRILLFLSKFFPFSERSGLNIVSEFNLDNVTEYGVDGKDLDDCLEDTVEDIPIKIDYNLYCKFWSLQDFFRNPNQCYSKAQWKMFQAHAGTVLEAFDSFKLEEPRLSSAAEKSESALTAADYLENMKMELAADMTAEADDQKSSQTDHIVRQSDHFFAKFLTNPKLLTLQLSDSNFRRSVLVQFLILFQYLQLTVKFKTESNTLTTAQTDFIKETEGKVYKLLEETPPNGKRFARTVQHMLTREEMWNNWKNDGCKEFRKPDDTEPESSTNKDAANADAKPPAPKRAKRTLGDSLRDAHRSGKFFLGNDVLTRLWNYSPDNLQACKSEERNFLPQVETFLENPHEKNDPSFEWRALRLLARQSPHFFTFLNSPSYKIADYLEGVRRRLAKDRIDNAKAAMNANSTSLIGANSSTESPNATENNSDQGSNNQETEGEPDADGVGEGENDGDGDGDGDAMLTEEDVQGDLDKADDDRNAHTKPMTATAEQIEEIAPLIGDDWKKLGKKLGYTTDELLYFETEHPDRDGGCIAMLSNWFADDDDASLDNWAYMLEGLEINAAAKAVKALIDRLTAKEDKVELLSD, from the exons ATGGCAAATACGGCCGTAGCTCAACATCGGCCGCTAGGATTTATCGGCCTACATACAGAATTCaca AAAGCGCTAaacgaagcgttccagaaacaAGATGCACAAATTCTCCGCGCATCCTATGAGTCCTTCGGCGCCAATACCGATCATGATAAAAAGTCACCAATGGATCAAGCCTTTCGTGAAATGCTACTCTTCCGACTAAGTGATAACGTGGAACAGGTGGGCGCACTTGTACGTTTATCCGTTGAAGCAGTACGTGCAGAAATAGTTTCAGTAACCATACCCGTTGTGTTGTTGGGTGACATTTTCGATGCGGTCACGTTAGATAAATGTGagcaaatatttagttttgtcgAAGAAATGGTTGAGGTATGGAAGGAAGACATTTTTTTCTCATCGTGCAAAAATAACATCTTGCGAATGTGCAACGACCTTTTACGTCGTTTATCGCGAGCACAGAACACCGTATTCTGCGGGCGCATTTTGCTGTTTCTATCCAAATTCTTTCCATTCTCTGAGCGTTCGGGATTGAACATAGTATCGGAATTCAATTTAGATAATGTCACCGAATATGGTGTTGACGGTAAAGATCTGGACGACTGTTTGGAAGATACCGTGGAAGATATTCCCATTAAAATCGATTACAATCTGTATTGTAAATTTTGGTCATTACAAGACTTTTTCCGCAATCCAAACCAGTGCTATAGCAAAgcacaatggaaaatgtttcAAGCT cATGCAGGTACCGTACTGGAGGCTTTTGATAGTTTTAAGTTGGAGGAACCACGCCTCAGTAGTGCAGcagaaaaaagtgaaagtgcTCTTACAGCTGCCGATTAcctggaaaatatgaaaatggagCTGGCTGCTGATATGACAGCTGAAGCAGATGATCAAAAATCGAGCCAAACAGACCACATAGTTCGCCAGTCCGATCACTTTTTCGCAAAGTTTCTAACAAATCCGAAGTTACTTACTTTACAATTATCCGACTCTAATTTTCGCCGATCGGTGCTGGTGCAGTTCCTGATACTTTTCCAATATCTGCAGTTAACCGTTAAGTTTAAGAC TGAATCGAACACACTTACCACTGCACAAAcggattttattaaagaaaccGAAGGAAAAGTATACAAATTACTGGAGGAGACCCCACCAAATGGCAAACGTTTTGCGCGCACTGTGCAACATATGTTGACGAGAGAAGAAATGTGGAACAACTGGAAGAATGATGGTTGTAAAGAGTTCCGCAAACCCGATGACACCGAACCGGAAAGTAGCACAAACAAAGATGCGGCAAATGCCGATGCTAAACCTCCAGCTCCGAAACGTGCCAAACGCACGCTGGGCGACAGTTTGCGCGATGCGCATCGTAGTGGAAAATTTTTCTTGGGCAA TGATGTGCTAACACGCCTTTGGAATTATTCGCCTGATAATCTGCAGGCCTGCAAGAGCGAAGAGCGCAATTTTCTGCCACAAGTTGAAACATTCCTGGAGAATCCGCACGAAAAGAACGATCCGTCATTTGAATGGCGCGCCTTACGTTTACTCGCGCGACAGTCGCCACACTTTTTCACATTCTTAAACTCACCATCATACAAAATAGCAGACTATCTGGAGGGCGTACGCCGCCGCTTAGCTAAAGACCGTATAGATAATGCCAAAGCAGCTATGAATGCAAACAGCACATCGTTAATAGGTGCCAATTCGTCAACTGAATCTCCTAATGCAACCGAAAACAATAGTGATCAAGGATCTAACAATCAAGAAACCGAGGGTGAACCAGATGCGGATGGCGTTGGCGAAGGCGAAAATGACGGAGACGGCGATGGAGACGGAGATGCCATGCTCACCGAAGAAGATGTACAAGGTGACTTGGACAAAGCCGATGATGACCGTAATGCGCACACCAAACCGATGACGGCAACCGCGGAACAAATAGAGGAAATCGCACCGCTCATTGGTGATGACTGGAAGAAGTTAGGCAAAAAGTTGGGCTACACCACCGACGAGCTACTCTACTTTGAGACTGAGCATCCTGATCGCGATGGTGGCTGCATTGCTATGCTAAGTAATTGGTTTGCAGATGACGATGATGCCAGTCTCGATAACTGGGCCTACATGCTTGAGGGTTTGGAAATAAATGCGGCTGCCAAAGCAGTAAAGGCGCTTATTGACCGTCTTACGGCCAAAGAGGACAAAGTGGAGTTACTATCAGATTAA